The proteins below are encoded in one region of Lactuca sativa cultivar Salinas chromosome 3, Lsat_Salinas_v11, whole genome shotgun sequence:
- the LOC111907387 gene encoding (S)-ureidoglycine aminohydrolase isoform X1 translates to MQSFSAFFAKSFLLLSTIFVTGFLSIAVTEQGFCIAPSIIESNSNAQTLYSKVTNPTLSPTHLQDLPGFTRSVYKSDHALITPESHVFSPLPEWSNTLGAYLVSPAMGAHFVMYIAKMQESSKSGLPPKHVERFVFVVQGLVTLTNVSGICQTLMVDSFAYLPPNSKHHFESYESSTLVVFERRYAYLEDHIPEPIVGSTNQQPLLDTPGEVFQLRKLLPTSLPYDFNIHIMDFQPGEFLNVKEVHYNQHGLLLLEGQGIYRLGDSWYPVEAGDAIWMAPFVPQWYAALGKIPTRYLLYKDVNRNPL, encoded by the exons ATGCAgtctttttcagcatttttcgCCAAGTCTTTCTTGCTTCTATCAACTATTTTTG TCACAGGTTTTCTCAGTATCGCTGTTACCGAACAAGGGTTTTGCATAGCTCCATCCATAATCGAATCCAATTCAAACGCCCAAACTCTTTATTCGAAAGTCACCAACCCCACTCTCTCGCCgactcatctacaag ATTTACCAGGGTTTACTCGAAGCGTGTATAAGAGTGATCATGCTTTAATCACTCCTGAAAGTCATGTTTTTAGCCCTTTGCCTGAGTG GAGCAACACATTAGGGGCTTATTTAGTCTCGCCAGCAATGGGAGCTCATTTTGTTATGTATATTGCAAAGATGCAAG AAAGTTCAAAATCAGGGCTACCTCCTAAACATGTTGAGAG GTTTGTATTTGTGGTTCAAGGTTTGGTGACACTCACTAATGTTTCAGGAATTTGCCAAACACTGATG GTAGACTCGTTTGCTTACCTACCTCCTAACTCAAAGCATCACTTTGAAAGTTATGAATCTTCTACACTTGTTGTATTTGAAAGAAG GTATGCTTACCTGGAAGATCATATACCCGAGCCGATTGTTGGCTCCACCAATCAGCAGCCACTTCTTGACACCCCTGGAGAG GTATTCCAACTGAGGAAGCTTCTTCCTACATCTCTGCCTTACGACTTCAACATTCAT ATCATGGACTTCCAACCTGGTGAATTTCTTAATGTAAAA GAAGTCCATTATAATCAGCATGGTTTGTTACTTCTAGAAGGACAAGGCATTTATCGTCTGGGTGATAGCTG GTATCCAGTTGAGGCTGGAGATGCCATTTGGATGGCTCCATTTGTGCCTCAATG gTATGCTGCACTTGGTAAAATTCCCACACGCTATTTGCTCTACAAAGATGTGAACAGGAATCCGTTATAA
- the LOC111907387 gene encoding (S)-ureidoglycine aminohydrolase isoform X2, which produces MQSFSAFFAKSFLLLSTIFGFLSIAVTEQGFCIAPSIIESNSNAQTLYSKVTNPTLSPTHLQDLPGFTRSVYKSDHALITPESHVFSPLPEWSNTLGAYLVSPAMGAHFVMYIAKMQESSKSGLPPKHVERFVFVVQGLVTLTNVSGICQTLMVDSFAYLPPNSKHHFESYESSTLVVFERRYAYLEDHIPEPIVGSTNQQPLLDTPGEVFQLRKLLPTSLPYDFNIHIMDFQPGEFLNVKEVHYNQHGLLLLEGQGIYRLGDSWYPVEAGDAIWMAPFVPQWYAALGKIPTRYLLYKDVNRNPL; this is translated from the exons ATGCAgtctttttcagcatttttcgCCAAGTCTTTCTTGCTTCTATCAACTATTTTTG GTTTTCTCAGTATCGCTGTTACCGAACAAGGGTTTTGCATAGCTCCATCCATAATCGAATCCAATTCAAACGCCCAAACTCTTTATTCGAAAGTCACCAACCCCACTCTCTCGCCgactcatctacaag ATTTACCAGGGTTTACTCGAAGCGTGTATAAGAGTGATCATGCTTTAATCACTCCTGAAAGTCATGTTTTTAGCCCTTTGCCTGAGTG GAGCAACACATTAGGGGCTTATTTAGTCTCGCCAGCAATGGGAGCTCATTTTGTTATGTATATTGCAAAGATGCAAG AAAGTTCAAAATCAGGGCTACCTCCTAAACATGTTGAGAG GTTTGTATTTGTGGTTCAAGGTTTGGTGACACTCACTAATGTTTCAGGAATTTGCCAAACACTGATG GTAGACTCGTTTGCTTACCTACCTCCTAACTCAAAGCATCACTTTGAAAGTTATGAATCTTCTACACTTGTTGTATTTGAAAGAAG GTATGCTTACCTGGAAGATCATATACCCGAGCCGATTGTTGGCTCCACCAATCAGCAGCCACTTCTTGACACCCCTGGAGAG GTATTCCAACTGAGGAAGCTTCTTCCTACATCTCTGCCTTACGACTTCAACATTCAT ATCATGGACTTCCAACCTGGTGAATTTCTTAATGTAAAA GAAGTCCATTATAATCAGCATGGTTTGTTACTTCTAGAAGGACAAGGCATTTATCGTCTGGGTGATAGCTG GTATCCAGTTGAGGCTGGAGATGCCATTTGGATGGCTCCATTTGTGCCTCAATG gTATGCTGCACTTGGTAAAATTCCCACACGCTATTTGCTCTACAAAGATGTGAACAGGAATCCGTTATAA